A genome region from Bufo gargarizans isolate SCDJY-AF-19 chromosome 2, ASM1485885v1, whole genome shotgun sequence includes the following:
- the LOC122925995 gene encoding uncharacterized protein LOC122925995 — protein sequence MSAPGLSVEEMLERLRREAEVRGPGWLQEQVGACIVSPAPVASPNVRAARPRRGIPPARLSPEVTPRARRRVGSPSVDPRRRGAAARASASRSRRGRNPDTRRGPVRSGTPLPPLPAAVQQDSGPGTVDRPSPSFSGRSTRLFEEDRVPRTALVEDEYRRRSREDLSSVDEGPLAVAEARCPASVVQRVVQVVQEEQPSTSRSYDGAVSVRQESGPSAAGVTAPVVPGRMAAALVWILGHSYVFWGAIRADVRPSGRQLGVSPELATVRWLGVRGMLWGGVLREVHRFVRLDRPPDVLALHVGGNDLGKRPFRELVRDVKFDLLRIWALFPGVIVVWSDIVPRKVWRGERSVESLNKARIKVNRAVGRFMARNGGVVVRHEFASSYASRAINIAAKPAIISHTGLVSTGNMGLQAAAISLVTHGNMVTVTAPIGVALAIPYFQC from the exons ATGTCGGCGCCTGGACTGTCAGTAGAGGAGATGTTGGAGAGGCTGAGGAGGGAAGCGGAGGTgagggggcctggctggctgcaggagcaggttggTGCCTGCATAGTTTCACCTGCTCCTGTGGCTTCCCCTAATGTTCGGGCTGCCCGGCCGCGGCGTGGTATTCCGCCGGCGCGCCTAAGCCCTGAAGTCACCCCCCGGGCCCGGCGCCGAGTAGGGAGCCCCTCTGTGGACCCTCGGCGGCGGGGAGCGGCCGCTAGGGCTTCTGCGAGCCGCTCCCGCCGTGGGAGGAATCCCGATACGCGGCGGGGCCCTGTGAGGAGTGGGACGCCCCTTCCCCCACTCCCTGCGGCTGTGCAGCAGGATTCGGGACCGGGAACGGTGGACCGGCCCAGTCCCTCCTTTAGCGGGCGGTCCACTCGGCTGTTTGAGGAGGATCGGGTCCCTCGGACTGCGTTGGTGGAGGACGAATACCGGCGCAGGTCCAGAGAAGATTTGAGCAGCGTGGATGAAGGTCCCCTTGCAGTGGCGGAGGCTCGGTGTCCGGCCAGTGTGGTGCAGAGGGTCGTGCAAGTGGTCCAGGAGGAGCAGCCGTCGACGTCCAGGAGCTATGATGGAGCAGTGTCCGTGCGGCAGGAGTCAGGACCTtcggcagcgggagtcacagcgcccgtggtgcctg GTCGGATGGCGGCGGCGTTGGTGTGGATTTTGGGGCACTCCTATGTGTTCTGGGGTGCGATTAGAGCGGATGTGAGGCCGAGTGGGCGGCAGTTGGGGGTGAGTCCGGAGTTGGCTACGGTCCGGTGGTTAGGCgtcagaggtatgttgtggggcggaGTGTTGAGGGAGGTGCATCGTTTCGTTCGTTTAGATCGTCCTCCTGATGTGTTGGCATTGCACGTGGGGGGGAATGATTTAGGGAAGCGTCCGTTTAGGGAATTGGTGCGGGATGTCAAGTTTGACTTGCTCAGGATTTGGGCGTTGTTTCCGGGGGTTATCGTTGTCTGGTCTGATATTGTGCCGCGTAAGgtgtggagaggtgagaggtcggTAGAGAGCCTGAATAAGGCTAGGATTAAGGTGAACAGAGCGGTGGGCCGTTTTATGGCAAGGAATGGTGGTGTGGTGGTGCGGCATGAG TTTGCTTCATCATATGCCAGCAGGGCTATTAACATTGCCGCCAAGCCCGCCATTATTTCTCACACAGGGCTGGTCAGCACTGGAAATATGGGATTGCAAGCGGCAGCTATATCATTAGTCACTCACGGCAATATGGTGACAGTCACTGCTCCCATAGGTGTTGCACTTGCAATCCCATATTTCCAGTGCTGA